ACCTTCACATGTGATACAATCTTTTCAAAGTTCGTTCATTTATCGAATTTTCTCGTATGTTATAAGAGTCTCGAGAAGTATGACAGCATAACAGCTTCTCAGTTACACAACGCTATACAATTACAAGCTTGACCAAATGAATGATGAACATATGAAATGTAATCAAATGGTCGTAAAAAGAAGGATACATTTAATAATATACAAATCAGAACATGTCGCAATGAATAGATATTTTAAACTGTAAGtccttgtaaattttacatatttcacaagTTTAAATCCTCAAGTAAAGCAAAGCCGTTTCTTCGATTCATTTACGAAACCCTGAAATTGCCTGCACTGTAAACATTGATCCGTCAATAATTGCATAATTTGATTTCTTTTAAGTTCTGTACAGCAGCTCATGAAGCTTCTATATATGCTGATACAACGTAATAATTTGTTCGCTACCTTTCTTTTGTCGACTAGTTTTGACTCATGTAAGACAATATGCATGACAATTTGTGCACCACTGTAGGTGGATGATATATAATAATTCCTGAAGTGGTAAAAATACTAATTACGTCATAGTACGATGTTAAAAAGAGTAAAAGCAAGGCAAGTCAACGCGAACACATGGACAGTGTGGTATGTTCTTTCAAGAGCTCAAATTCAATAAGAACGGATATAAAAATGTATTACAGAGTCTAAAAATAGCGGCTTTGATCTTATAATTCTGTATTTCCTGTACCCTCATGGGCGTACTTACGTGTTTGTAGTTATGTGCGGATAATATGATGTCTTGTCATAAACAAACATTAAATTTCCAAAACTCTTCCTAAAACAGCTGGAACAGGTACCGCAATCTAAAGAGGTGATTTAATATGTTTTTCTGACGTTAACTTGGAGCAGTGATCAGCAcgtataaaatgaaaacaatgcagGAAGTTGAACGTTTGAATCCTCAGACCACATAGAAGTTAGAGCTGCTATTGTGAATTCATAGTACAATATTTCATGAGTAGTAAGTTTTAGTACTCAAAATAGGATCTTTACAATTCAGTTGTCTCACTTTCAACATTAATGCTGGTTTTAGCTGATGTATCCAATCTCTTTCCATTCCTTTTCTGTCTTCTTGGCTTCATGCTTCTCATTTGAAGACCAAACGCTATCaccttttgaactttgaccttttcttttggttgttttttttctagATGACGCAAAAATATTAAGTTGTCGACAGCATTTCTCTACTTTACGtacaaatattcacaatttcatGTGACCGTGACAGAAATTTTTTGCTAGGTGAAAGATTTTGTGATCATACTAAATTTACCGGTTGCCTTTTAACCGTGCAGAAAAGGTTAAACAAAAATGTGATATCTGTACAGTTTGACTTAAATTAAAGACTTTTGGGCACATCTACTCTGCAAGTGAGAAGTGACTAAGCTCGGATTTGATTCTAATGGCCACCTTTCTACAAGACTTTGCGACAAgggagatgatttcaactttactaTAATCAATTTCCACATGTATATCTGGCTTAGTTTGAatacatttaaaacattttatgtctttaCCAATAACACTGACAGTCTCTAGTAGTTTTTGTAAAACTCGGCAAAGCATCATGAACAATAATATTACATAATGAACTTCATTTGTTTCACAGTACAAAATTTGGTATCTAACAGCCATTTTGTCCTTGAAGCTTTTATGTCCTGAGACGAATATGCTTGATCCGATTTTATTGAACCTAGAaaagttgataaaatgttgGACTTTTGACCCCTTTTTACTCTAACACAACGTTTTATCCCAATTGAACTTTTGACACATTATTTTGTAGAAAATGCTTTGACTAAAATATCTTCCCAAAACTCTCCCCTCCTCCATTTCATGGAAAATTGAAGAATTTGTGCTTTATAAGGGTATACCTATACGTTGCTAGGGTTGACAACCCAGGGAGCAAATATGCCAAATATATGTATTGGCATATTACTCGCTGATTTATACTTCTTTTTATGGGTCGAATTCGTTGACTTATGCGACCTCTGTGGGTTGTGTAACCTTTGCTTTAAACAGAACAAGCGGGTCAAGTAAACGCGACCGGGTCATAATATTATTGCCAAGGCAGAGAAACtttgtattgaattttgattgACATTTGATCCCTGTGCGTGATGGGAAAGTTTCTTCGCGCCAAGTCTGTTGTGTTGTGTGCAGCCGACGCAATTGCATTCATCCGTTCTGACATCCCTTCAGGCTTCTTATGGGTGGTACCTCAAGCTAGAATGGTATACAAACTTTTGTTTATTTCGTAAAATTAAATAACATAATATCGAGTTACGCGATATGTGCGCTCCAATTGGACCTTGTACTACTTATAGTACCCCAGGAAAGTCTGCTGAAGAACGGTAAGGCTATAAATGGCACACGGGCGCCCTGGCaaccactgcaacctaaatataGAGTAtttaggttacagtggcgggcagaTCGAGCACTGTATCGATAGATTGAGctgaaaatcgatcgatctagtaGATACCCAACCCATGGGCGCTTGTGATATGGCACCCAGTGCGACTTCTAAAATGAAATGCCTTTACATAACAATAGGTTGTTTGTTAATGATACATTGCTACTGTCAAAAAGTGGTTTAACAAGGCACTTCAGATGTTCTACTGGTTACATTTCAATGGACAACGTCTGATATCGTAACTTCTGTTTTTGTCGAGCGAGCGGGGTAAATACTTACTGGAGTAATCATTGTTTTCTAAAATGGTAAAATTCGATGACATTTTAGAATATCTTGGCGACTTTGGGCCTTTTCAAAGACGCACCCACTGTCTTCTTTTCTTACTGAGTGCTGTTTTAGCGCTGCACATATTCTCTCCAGTTTTCATACTGGCTGAGACCGACCATTGGTGCTACGTTCCTCAACTCGAACAGTACTACAACGCCAACTGCACAAATGAAAACACCTATGAAATCTGCTTGGAAACTTTCAAGAATTTCACCATCCCGTTGGAGGAGAGTGATGGTGCCTGTGGGGATAGGCTGGTGTACAGTAAATGCTACCGTTATAACATCACAGCCGTCGATCATCCTGGTAAAGATGTCACCAAGTACACCAATTCAACGATAAAGTGTGACCATGGATGGAAGTACGACCGTTCTACATACAAGTCAACAGTAATTCAGGAGGTAGGGCATAATTACTGCCACGATGAATGGGGGTTACTGAATACAATGCTATAATCAACACTAAGTCAGAAAATCATAAATCCGAGCATGTTATGCTAAGGTCTTTGGGTTTTTGCCAGTCATATCTACCTGTCAAAATGTATACCATGCATAATATCAGCCAGCAACTTTGTAATCATCCCGTCACAAGATAACGCAATTGAAAATATTGCCACTAAGATGGCCTTGTTATTGTTTGTTCAGATGAGTCATCCCGTACCGAAGTATATTTTATCACATCGGCTTTTTTTTTCGTTTCAGTTTAATCTTGTCTGTGATCGATATTACATGGCTTCAATATCATCATCGGTATATATGCTGGGTGTTTTCATGGCACCTATCCCCTTTGTCTATCTCTCCGACAGGTAGGTTGTTATACAGGTCATTcacattgatatcaattttgcTATTATTATGTAATACGTCGAAGTTCGTACATTTATTACTTTCACCCACCACACTTGATACCCTTTGCTTTGTGAACTCATAAACAAAACCATTAAAATGATATGATATTGACGTCACAGAGTGCGCGGATCCGATCCTGCATGATATCAACATGTACAGTGACTTTACATTTTCATGGTATGCCTATAACCACTGTACATAACTATGTTGTTACAAATACAGGCAAAGAAGGGAAAACACGTGACACCcatgtataaaaaataaatgatgttATCTTTAAGGACCCTTAGTCAATACTCTGTTTCTGTAACCCAATGGTCTCTGAACGGCTATTCCCGGTGGGAGACAGCGAATTGTGAAAGGAGGTGCAAATAAGTATACTTACTCGTAAAGCCTGCGTATAGAATTCGCCTCCTTAAAAGGTTCAGAATGTTGACGTTCCTGTTATATCTTAAACGCTGTTTCAAAATCCTTATCTTTTTCATAGGCAAGAGTTAGCAACTCATGTTCGTACTATTTAATAATAACTGAATGTGTGCTTTTCGATCTTCATTTAGAATTGGTCGCTTAGCAACTGCCATGATCGGTGCTGTTGGGATGACGATCTTTGGAATCGTTTCTGCCTTCCCGCCAAACACTGCCGCCTTCATCACTTTCAGATTTCTGACGGGTTTTATCGGAACAGGACTCGGTATGGCAGCAACCATATTAGGTAAAACCTTTAAAACAATTATATTAGGTTACATTGATAAATTACATAGGTATGTTATAAGTAGAAAAGAGATGTCGTTGGAAGGCAATCATTCCGTTTGTTGAGTCACATTATGTCCTCCGAAGGCAagatttggtctagtcaagttTGCATTCTTTGTATAATAGTTTGGCATCGAAATAGGTGCAAGAATAACTATCGTTCAAGGTATATTAATAACCAGCTCCAGGCAAAGTACTGATTAGTGGTTAGGgaaatatgtattttatattcatatttaccgaccttaaaatattaatttctaaCTCAATTGCAGATACGAAATAAAACCATATCTCCATCTGCACGAATAGGAGGGTTTAgtaaagagaaataaaaatggTTACGGGACAAAGTAACTGACGAAAAAGGTTAAAGGAACCAGGACAAAACACAAACTTAGAAACGAAAAGGTTTTGGCACTTATTTTACAACTTATAATTAGAGCAGAAACATTGAACATTATAAATCTTTGATAAAAAGCCAATGTATACCTACCTTAGATCAAGTTAATAAAGCATCTTTTTCTATTTATTTGGTTAGCAAGGAATATGTAAATTGTACCATCGGGTTAATATAATATCCTTTGCCATAAAAGAATATGTAAACTGAAGGTCAGTTGATAATAAAGAAAGGCGTTAATTGACTCATGTGAAAATATTGagtacaattattatgacatgGCAAATCAGTATCCCGTAtcacaaatgtttttttttctgaaaacactaACTTATTGCTAAAAAATGTGACTTTGTCAACTTAGGCgaattttctgatgaaatcattttaggtttttgagtcaattttctgtaatgttatACGCATCACCGTGACTCGTAAACGAAGCGAGTTACGTTTTACGAAAAGTAATGCATCAAAAATCAGAACAAATTTACGAAAAACATTCTAAATGGTCTTGTGTCCCACTGTAAGATGAAACTCGGTAATCCTTGACACGGGGACAATTTGCAACTATAACTGTTTCTTTTTTGAAGTTCAACTTGAACAACTACCGTATTACTGGTTCATGGTCAACTTGGTCTAAGCCGAAACCAACTCGGCCTTACCAAACTTGCTAACCAGCTAAAGAGGCAAACTCGGTCTAACGTGAACTTCGCTAACTGATTACATTCCAGAACGTCCTATGTAGAGGGCGCGACATCGAAGTATTTCTACGTAACAAAAATTAAGAACACATCATGGCGAGTTCTCAGCGTCAGATTTCTTTACATATAGTGCGATCGACACTGAAGGAGGTGACGATGGATATTCAAGAACCTTTTTTCGAGGCAGTGTGTACATTTAATGCCAAACTCTCCAGACTAGTTACATCCttgctaataaaatttgattgaTATCTGGATTTGGTAATAAACTGGTTCCAAATGTATGTACACGTTGACTCAAGCTGAAATAGACACATTTTGAGACCATGATAATCGGGCCGCAAGTATAAGCAAGGCCACATGCAAACAACGCCGTGTGTTTTCA
This genomic window from Ptychodera flava strain L36383 chromosome 10, AS_Pfla_20210202, whole genome shotgun sequence contains:
- the LOC139142955 gene encoding organic cation transporter protein-like → MVKFDDILEYLGDFGPFQRRTHCLLFLLSAVLALHIFSPVFILAETDHWCYVPQLEQYYNANCTNENTYEICLETFKNFTIPLEESDGACGDRLVYSKCYRYNITAVDHPGKDVTKYTNSTIKCDHGWKYDRSTYKSTVIQEFNLVCDRYYMASISSSVYMLGVFMAPIPFVYLSDRIGRLATAMIGAVGMTIFGIVSAFPPNTAAFITFRFLTGFIGTGLGMAATILGKTFKTIILGYIDKLHRYVISRKEMSLEGNHSEEDNAKQCKSRLDILRYPNLRKRTVKLFFCWFTVSLVYYGLSLNTSNLGGNDYLNTAISGAVEIPAYVASLYVPETVLGRRWSLCGTFVVGGAALITTLFAPSCKMEWIGITLAMIGKFCITAAFTIIAVFTAELYPTPLRATGIGLCFMCSRIGAVLAPLLLVLRTLWTHLPGVIFGVFSILSGLLTLSLPETRKEKLLETVAEGEEFGKKTTQDTGQDAAIPIEHIKMAVTSNVDIGIRTTKPSTRQVEL